A single window of Flagellimonas maritima DNA harbors:
- a CDS encoding TOBE domain-containing protein has protein sequence MNSLNGHITHIKVNGSLSLVTIGLGKNATIQSIVIETPKTAPYLQTGKPVKVFFKETEVIIGNNENHAITLQNRILGTIKEIEKGTLLSKVSIDSDAGKLISVISTDSCEYLNLKKGDMVFAMVKLNEIMLSE, from the coding sequence ATGAATAGCTTAAATGGACATATAACCCATATAAAAGTGAATGGTAGTCTATCATTGGTTACAATTGGTTTGGGCAAAAATGCAACAATACAAAGTATTGTTATAGAAACTCCAAAAACAGCACCTTATCTACAAACGGGCAAACCAGTAAAGGTTTTCTTTAAAGAGACTGAAGTGATTATAGGCAATAACGAAAATCATGCTATCACACTTCAAAATAGAATTCTTGGAACTATTAAAGAAATTGAAAAAGGAACGCTGTTGAGCAAAGTTTCAATCGATTCCGATGCTGGAAAACTTATCTCTGTTATAAGTACCGATTCTTGCGAATATTTAAATTTAAAAAAGGGTGATATGGTTTTTGCTATGGTCAAGTTGAACGAAATCATGCTTTCGGAATGA
- a CDS encoding SusC/RagA family TonB-linked outer membrane protein, with translation MKVKKLFGTFFVMLFFMAFAHSQEKTITGTITDQGGMPLPGVNIVVEGTANGTQSDFDGNYTINASEGQVLVFTYLGQRTVQRTIGGQSTIDIQMEEDASQLEEVVVIGYGNQEERKIIQNVGIVKEEAIENLQVVSADQLLQGQSAGTQIVNASGVLGSAAVIRVRGVNSINSGSQPLIVIDGVPITDTEGNTLNRGGNTDINPLSYVNPNDIESLTVLKDAGATSIYGSRGANGVVLITTKKGRRNSKAQLTLDISTQFSESTDVPDILSADEFRQWKSEIATIQNGTLTTPEDLGLGAIGSGGTDWLEGVQRTGISQNYNLGVRGGGEKTSYFFGLDFQDAQGFVIGNDQQRTGARINIDSDVTNWLKAGMNLGITNNRLARVFVENEIDAPFTTAFLQSPVVRAFDDEGNFLQSGSFIPNIFARVALDDRELKTFRVIGNAFTEITPFEGLTWRSEFGMDWLSVEETTREAEFNTPGGLGQVVSVREERWLTNQTLNYTPNLGEDHSLNILLGLNYEETLRTRLNVSSTGFLTDGLRNLGSGSTPSVLNGDRFPSRLFGLFSRASYDYKGRYLVEGSLRRDGSSRFGVNNRFGYFWSVAAGWIISDESFMDDVSFVDYLSLRASIGTVGNDRLGTFPSLGLFNAGAFGDYNGESGVVPNQPPNPDLKWEESETLDIGLKSTFLNGRLNFNMSYFKKTTSDLLLNQVLPPQTGLRFISRNIGELENKGWEFDVSSINVLTEDFEWRTSFNITTIENTITQLNEDAATDAQGRKIIDGPIQRAIEGESLNNFFLIRYVGINSQTGDAEWLDVNGNITTTPNSGDRVVTGSPLPDFSGGMTNSFRFKDFDLSVLMNYSYGNDVVIDGLRFADGADAIGGIVNVRKQNLNIWRQPGDNAFLPSPNSSTFNPFNQRSTQQQLDASYLRVKNVTLGYNMPEQALEKLGGLFSGIRFYATATNLFTLKKDEMKGIDPEVTDDIDPRFQGESFFTAPQAKSYLIGARLTF, from the coding sequence ATGAAAGTAAAAAAGCTATTTGGGACATTTTTTGTTATGCTATTTTTTATGGCATTTGCACATTCCCAAGAAAAAACAATCACAGGTACTATAACGGACCAAGGCGGAATGCCCCTGCCTGGTGTAAACATTGTGGTAGAGGGCACGGCCAATGGAACCCAATCCGATTTTGATGGCAACTATACCATCAATGCCAGTGAAGGACAAGTATTGGTGTTCACGTACTTAGGACAAAGAACCGTACAACGTACCATTGGAGGTCAAAGCACTATAGACATCCAAATGGAGGAAGATGCTTCACAATTGGAAGAAGTTGTAGTGATCGGTTACGGCAATCAAGAAGAAAGAAAAATCATTCAGAACGTTGGAATAGTAAAGGAAGAGGCTATCGAGAACTTGCAAGTAGTTTCTGCAGATCAGTTGTTGCAAGGACAAAGTGCAGGTACACAAATTGTAAATGCTTCAGGGGTTTTAGGATCTGCTGCTGTCATTAGGGTAAGGGGGGTAAACTCCATAAATTCAGGTAGTCAACCGTTGATTGTGATTGACGGAGTTCCCATTACGGATACAGAAGGAAATACATTGAACAGAGGTGGCAATACCGACATTAATCCACTTTCCTATGTTAATCCAAATGATATTGAATCCCTTACTGTATTAAAGGATGCCGGTGCAACGTCTATTTATGGGTCAAGAGGAGCAAACGGTGTTGTATTGATAACGACTAAAAAGGGTAGACGTAACTCCAAGGCACAGCTTACTTTGGATATAAGTACACAATTTTCAGAATCAACCGATGTTCCGGATATTTTGTCGGCTGATGAATTCAGGCAATGGAAATCAGAAATAGCAACCATCCAAAACGGGACCTTAACAACTCCGGAAGATTTAGGATTGGGCGCGATTGGTTCTGGCGGTACGGATTGGCTGGAAGGTGTACAGCGCACTGGAATATCCCAAAACTATAATCTGGGCGTTAGAGGCGGAGGCGAGAAAACGTCGTACTTCTTTGGTTTGGATTTTCAGGATGCACAAGGATTTGTAATAGGTAACGATCAACAGCGTACTGGAGCTAGAATAAATATAGATTCTGATGTTACAAATTGGCTAAAGGCAGGAATGAATCTGGGGATAACCAACAATCGCCTGGCAAGGGTTTTTGTTGAAAATGAAATCGATGCCCCATTCACAACTGCTTTTCTTCAAAGTCCTGTAGTGCGTGCGTTCGATGATGAAGGTAATTTTTTGCAGTCGGGGTCTTTCATTCCCAATATATTTGCTAGGGTAGCTTTAGATGATAGAGAGCTCAAGACCTTTAGGGTTATCGGTAATGCATTTACTGAAATAACTCCTTTTGAAGGTCTTACTTGGCGTTCAGAATTTGGAATGGATTGGCTTAGTGTAGAAGAAACCACCAGAGAAGCAGAATTCAATACGCCGGGCGGTCTCGGTCAAGTGGTAAGTGTAAGGGAAGAAAGATGGTTGACCAACCAAACTCTTAATTATACACCAAATCTGGGCGAGGACCATAGCCTTAATATATTATTGGGACTCAATTACGAAGAAACCTTAAGAACACGACTCAACGTATCATCTACAGGGTTTTTAACGGACGGTCTTAGAAATTTAGGCTCTGGTTCAACACCATCAGTATTAAATGGAGATCGTTTCCCATCAAGACTATTTGGACTTTTCTCAAGAGCTTCGTACGATTATAAAGGCAGGTATTTGGTAGAGGGCTCACTTAGAAGGGATGGTTCTTCTCGTTTTGGTGTCAATAATCGTTTTGGATACTTCTGGTCCGTTGCTGCGGGATGGATAATTTCTGATGAATCTTTTATGGATGATGTCTCTTTTGTAGACTACCTTTCACTAAGGGCAAGTATTGGAACCGTAGGTAATGACCGATTGGGCACTTTCCCATCTTTGGGACTTTTTAATGCAGGAGCATTTGGAGATTATAATGGTGAGTCGGGCGTGGTTCCCAACCAACCTCCAAACCCAGATTTAAAGTGGGAGGAAAGTGAGACATTGGATATAGGATTAAAATCTACTTTTTTAAATGGTAGACTGAACTTTAACATGTCATATTTCAAAAAAACTACGAGCGATCTTCTATTGAATCAAGTGCTTCCTCCACAAACAGGACTCCGATTTATAAGTAGGAATATTGGGGAATTGGAAAATAAAGGATGGGAATTCGATGTAAGCAGTATCAATGTTTTAACTGAAGATTTTGAATGGAGAACCAGTTTTAACATTACCACCATAGAAAATACCATTACACAATTGAATGAGGATGCCGCCACGGATGCACAAGGAAGAAAAATCATAGACGGGCCGATACAGAGAGCAATTGAAGGCGAGTCTTTAAATAATTTCTTCCTGATCAGGTATGTAGGTATCAATTCGCAAACAGGCGATGCAGAATGGTTGGATGTTAACGGAAATATTACGACGACACCAAATTCTGGAGATCGTGTAGTCACTGGAAGTCCTTTACCGGACTTTTCTGGGGGGATGACAAATTCATTCCGTTTTAAGGATTTTGACCTTTCCGTACTTATGAATTATTCCTATGGAAACGATGTTGTCATTGATGGTCTAAGGTTTGCGGACGGCGCCGATGCCATTGGAGGGATAGTAAATGTTAGAAAGCAAAATCTGAATATTTGGAGGCAACCAGGGGACAATGCCTTTCTGCCAAGCCCCAACAGCTCAACATTCAATCCCTTCAACCAACGGTCCACACAACAGCAATTGGATGCATCTTATTTGCGTGTTAAAAACGTGACGTTGGGTTACAACATGCCGGAACAAGCTTTGGAAAAATTGGGGGGACTTTTCTCTGGAATAAGGTTCTATGCTACGGCCACCAATTTATTCACACTCAAAAAAGATGAAATGAAGGGAATAGACCCAGAAGTTACTGATGATATTGACCCAAGGTTTCAAGGAGAATCTTTCTTTACCGCACCACAGGCAAAATCATATTTAATTGGAGCTAGACTAACTTTTTAA
- the modB gene encoding molybdate ABC transporter permease subunit — MDWNPLLLTFELAIATTVILLILSIPLAYWLSNTKTRFKAIVETLVSMPLVLPPTVIGFYFLMAFSPNNFFGEWINEWLGITLVFSFPGLVIASIIYSLPFMVHPIQSGLSNLPKSIQEAAYVMGKSKLTTLFRIQLPNIKTSLLTGIVLSFAHTVGEFGVVLMIGGNIPGRTKVASIAIYDEVEALNYEAANLYSIILFAITFCILLAVYLKTGKHLNKLGR; from the coding sequence ATAGATTGGAATCCATTGTTGTTAACTTTTGAGCTGGCAATTGCAACTACTGTAATTTTGTTGATTCTATCCATTCCCTTGGCCTATTGGCTTTCCAATACTAAAACCCGTTTTAAAGCAATAGTGGAAACTTTGGTAAGCATGCCGCTGGTTTTACCTCCAACGGTTATAGGATTTTATTTTTTAATGGCCTTTAGCCCGAACAATTTTTTTGGTGAATGGATCAATGAATGGTTAGGGATTACATTGGTTTTTTCATTTCCTGGACTGGTTATCGCCTCTATAATTTACAGCTTACCATTTATGGTCCATCCCATTCAATCGGGACTTTCAAATCTACCCAAATCCATACAGGAAGCGGCCTACGTTATGGGAAAATCAAAATTGACGACCCTTTTCAGAATACAACTCCCAAACATTAAAACGTCCTTGCTTACCGGAATCGTACTTTCCTTTGCCCATACAGTTGGAGAGTTTGGTGTGGTCCTGATGATTGGTGGAAATATACCTGGAAGGACAAAAGTGGCTTCCATTGCCATTTATGATGAAGTGGAAGCGCTCAATTATGAAGCTGCGAACCTATATTCCATTATACTGTTTGCAATAACTTTTTGTATTCTACTAGCTGTTTATTTGAAAACTGGAAAACATCTGAATAAACTAGGAAGATGA
- a CDS encoding GIY-YIG nuclease family protein — translation MGGLFLYTMFYTYILYSRVLDKFYIGYTENLEARLIKHNQFHKGFTGRAKDWEIKFVEGFVSKTEAMSREKQIKRWKSRKMIEKLIGK, via the coding sequence ATGGGAGGCCTTTTCCTTTACACGATGTTCTACACCTATATATTATATTCACGGGTCCTCGATAAGTTCTATATCGGGTATACCGAAAACCTGGAAGCCCGCCTTATAAAGCACAACCAGTTCCATAAAGGGTTTACGGGCAGGGCAAAGGACTGGGAGATCAAGTTCGTCGAAGGGTTCGTTTCTAAGACCGAGGCCATGTCAAGGGAAAAGCAGATCAAGCGATGGAAGAGCCGCAAGATGATCGAAAAATTAATAGGGAAGTAG
- a CDS encoding RagB/SusD family nutrient uptake outer membrane protein translates to MKIYKAIIIFLGIGIFFACEDRLDVVPEDSVEIETVFDTRGSINGAVVGIYSKNQSGDLNGNPQLISDFMADDVNFVGSFTSLQEIDQFETLATNTTIDNIWLDGYELIGAANNIIVNLPDIDLLDLSETEKAQFIGEAKFLRALTYFTLVNHFAQPFQVSGGSNLGVPLVLVPYAPEVDISEFQLERSTVNEVHALIEQDLLDAVASLPEDNGERAEAGAARGLLARLYLYREDWASAANLADQVISSGEYALAPDFDFYDDNPTSPENIFSVINTPTDGPQDESVPGSDEVYVNFYNPAPGGRGDAPFSQDLLDVFAGEPGDRRFAELSQAATDAGGNDTFFTTKYPDIVNNASDGMVLRMADMYLMRAEANLRGGTAIGDTPLNDVNTVRARAGLPALVTVDLDAILLERRKEFCFEGLRRMDLLRNDRNLRPAGGAESAPGADKVIFPIVDDELTNNPNITQNPGNF, encoded by the coding sequence ATGAAAATATATAAAGCAATAATAATTTTCTTGGGTATAGGCATTTTCTTTGCTTGTGAAGATCGTTTAGACGTTGTTCCCGAGGATAGTGTAGAGATTGAAACAGTTTTTGATACAAGAGGATCAATTAATGGAGCGGTCGTCGGTATTTACAGTAAGAATCAAAGTGGGGATTTAAACGGAAACCCTCAATTGATTTCGGATTTTATGGCCGATGATGTAAATTTTGTGGGGAGTTTTACCAGTTTACAGGAAATAGACCAGTTTGAAACATTGGCTACAAACACGACCATAGATAATATTTGGTTGGATGGATACGAGCTTATTGGAGCTGCAAACAATATCATAGTTAACCTTCCAGATATAGATTTACTGGATTTATCCGAAACAGAGAAAGCACAGTTTATTGGTGAGGCAAAATTTTTGAGGGCATTGACCTATTTTACACTGGTCAATCATTTTGCACAACCATTTCAAGTAAGTGGTGGCAGTAATTTGGGAGTCCCTTTGGTTTTGGTTCCCTATGCACCGGAAGTGGATATTTCTGAATTTCAATTAGAGCGCTCTACGGTAAATGAGGTTCATGCGCTCATTGAACAGGACCTTTTGGATGCTGTGGCAAGTTTGCCTGAAGATAATGGGGAACGCGCAGAAGCTGGAGCGGCAAGAGGTCTTCTTGCAAGGCTTTACCTATATCGAGAAGATTGGGCAAGTGCAGCCAATTTAGCAGATCAGGTAATCAGCTCGGGGGAGTATGCCTTAGCCCCAGATTTTGATTTTTATGATGATAATCCAACCTCGCCCGAAAACATTTTTTCCGTAATCAATACACCTACAGATGGGCCACAAGATGAATCTGTTCCAGGATCGGATGAAGTTTACGTGAACTTTTATAATCCTGCTCCCGGCGGAAGGGGAGATGCTCCCTTTAGTCAAGATTTATTGGATGTTTTCGCTGGCGAACCTGGCGATAGAAGATTTGCCGAATTATCTCAAGCTGCGACGGATGCCGGTGGAAATGACACATTCTTCACTACAAAATATCCAGATATTGTAAATAACGCTTCAGATGGAATGGTCTTGCGCATGGCTGATATGTACCTTATGCGTGCAGAAGCTAATTTAAGAGGTGGTACTGCCATTGGTGATACCCCTTTGAACGATGTTAATACCGTAAGAGCCAGGGCAGGATTACCTGCTTTGGTTACTGTGGATTTGGATGCCATTCTTTTGGAAAGGAGAAAGGAGTTTTGTTTTGAAGGACTCAGAAGAATGGACCTTTTAAGAAACGATAGAAATTTGCGCCCTGCAGGTGGCGCAGAATCAGCACCAGGAGCGGATAAGGTGATTTTCCCCATTGTGGATGATGAACTCACCAACAATCCCAACATAACTCAAAACCCGGGTAACTTTTAA
- the modA gene encoding molybdate ABC transporter substrate-binding protein: protein MRLSNAITYSFIGIFLYLFSSCDIQNTGETVTIAAAANMRYPLKELTKAFTKETGIKCNLVISSSGTLTAQIKQGAPYDIFVSADTTYPEEIWESGLTEKPPKIYAYGKLVLWTMKSGIKPAISMLKNDSISHIAIANPKIAPYGRAAISVLNHYKLLDEVEDKLVYGESISQTNQFILSTSAQLGFTAMSVVLAPELKKKGTWVELENNLYEPIAQSAVQIIHKEVNKESAESFYDFLFSKKAREILENFGYSVNE from the coding sequence ATGAGATTATCTAATGCAATAACCTACTCGTTCATAGGAATTTTCCTTTATCTATTTTCTAGTTGTGATATTCAAAACACAGGTGAAACGGTGACGATTGCAGCAGCGGCAAACATGAGGTATCCTTTGAAGGAACTCACGAAAGCTTTTACAAAAGAAACAGGAATAAAATGCAATTTGGTAATAAGTTCGTCGGGTACCTTAACTGCACAGATAAAACAAGGAGCGCCTTACGATATTTTTGTTTCTGCCGATACAACATATCCAGAAGAAATATGGGAAAGCGGATTAACTGAAAAACCTCCTAAAATTTATGCCTATGGAAAATTGGTGCTCTGGACCATGAAATCAGGCATAAAACCAGCTATATCCATGCTAAAAAATGACTCGATAAGCCATATCGCCATAGCCAATCCTAAAATTGCACCTTACGGTAGGGCGGCAATATCCGTTTTAAACCATTACAAGCTTTTGGATGAAGTTGAAGACAAATTGGTTTATGGGGAAAGTATATCACAGACAAATCAGTTCATATTATCAACTTCTGCACAATTGGGGTTTACAGCTATGTCCGTTGTATTGGCACCAGAATTGAAGAAGAAAGGCACTTGGGTTGAGCTGGAAAATAACCTTTATGAACCGATAGCACAAAGCGCAGTGCAGATAATCCATAAAGAGGTCAATAAAGAATCGGCCGAGTCGTTCTATGATTTCTTATTTAGTAAGAAAGCCAGGGAAATTTTAGAAAACTTCGGATATTCGGTGAATGAATAG
- a CDS encoding sulfate/molybdate ABC transporter ATP-binding protein, with translation MIELDIDKKLHAADGEMNLGLHFSIEKGKLITLYGESGAGKTSTLRLLSGLMKPDKGKIIVKGKTWFDSDKKTNLPPQKRKIGYVFQDYALFPNMTVYKNLEFTLSKGQDKKKVSDLIEIMELGELQYRKPETLSGGQKQRVALARALVEQPEILLLDEPLAALDIKIRLKLQDYILKVHREFNLTTLLISHDIGEINKLSDHVIFLEKGKVVRQGNPDDLFINRNISGKFKFTGEILKIEKQEIVNIATVLIQSSVVKVIVLDSEIQQLRVGDKVMVATKAFNPILYKVEI, from the coding sequence ATGATTGAACTGGATATTGATAAAAAATTACATGCAGCCGATGGAGAAATGAATCTTGGACTTCATTTCTCCATTGAAAAGGGTAAATTGATTACGCTTTATGGAGAGTCAGGTGCAGGAAAAACATCAACGTTAAGGTTATTATCCGGATTAATGAAACCGGACAAAGGGAAAATCATCGTAAAAGGAAAAACATGGTTTGATTCTGATAAAAAAACCAATCTCCCCCCACAAAAAAGGAAAATAGGCTACGTGTTCCAAGATTATGCCTTGTTCCCAAACATGACTGTATATAAAAACCTTGAGTTTACATTAAGCAAAGGTCAAGACAAGAAGAAAGTATCCGACCTGATTGAAATTATGGAACTAGGTGAACTCCAATATAGAAAACCCGAAACTTTGTCAGGTGGCCAAAAACAACGTGTAGCTTTGGCAAGGGCATTGGTCGAACAGCCTGAAATTTTGTTGTTGGATGAGCCATTGGCCGCATTGGATATTAAAATTCGCTTAAAACTACAGGACTATATTCTAAAAGTGCACCGCGAATTCAATCTAACTACCCTGCTCATAAGCCATGATATTGGTGAAATCAATAAGCTATCAGACCATGTTATTTTTTTGGAAAAAGGAAAAGTCGTCCGCCAAGGAAATCCAGATGACCTTTTTATAAACAGAAATATAAGCGGCAAATTTAAGTTTACGGGCGAAATTCTCAAGATTGAAAAACAAGAAATAGTCAATATTGCTACGGTTCTTATACAATCCAGTGTTGTAAAAGTCATTGTTCTAGATTCTGAAATTCAACAATTGCGTGTTGGTGATAAAGTCATGGTTGCCACTAAAGCATTCAATCCTATTCTCTATAAAGTTGAAATCTAG
- a CDS encoding thiol-disulfide oxidoreductase DCC family protein: MEKSIIVFDGECNLCNGVVGWLLKFAPEDIFHFVPFQSPKGQELLKKHGFSTRQLETVILFDKNGKHTHSDGFLKIISKIPKWKLVAALLAFVPRIIRDTIYNMASKNRVKWFGKSRTCTVSFK; encoded by the coding sequence ATGGAAAAAAGTATCATAGTTTTTGACGGGGAATGCAATCTATGCAATGGAGTAGTGGGGTGGCTGCTTAAATTTGCGCCGGAAGACATCTTTCATTTTGTTCCTTTCCAATCTCCTAAAGGCCAAGAATTGTTAAAGAAACATGGCTTTTCAACAAGACAACTTGAAACTGTAATTCTTTTTGATAAAAACGGAAAACACACACACTCCGATGGTTTCTTAAAAATCATTTCCAAAATACCCAAATGGAAATTAGTGGCGGCCCTTCTAGCTTTTGTCCCAAGAATTATTAGGGACACTATCTACAACATGGCATCCAAGAACAGGGTAAAATGGTTTGGAAAATCCAGAACCTGTACAGTAAGTTTTAAGTAG
- a CDS encoding UDP-N-acetylmuramoyl-tripeptide--D-alanyl-D-alanine ligase produces MTLEQLHTLFLKHPTVCTDTRKITKGCIFFALKGPKFNGNTFADEAIKNGAEYVVIDEEKYKKSDKHLLFSDVLETLQKLSTFHRNHSSAKVISLTGSNGKTTTKELINVVLSKKYRTIATQGNLNNHIGVPLTLLSIKPDTEIAIVEMGANHQREIAFLSSIAQPDFGYITNFGKAHLEGFGGVEGVIKGKSELYDYLILNNKYVFLNADDSIQKRKLELYTKKIGFSIEDHQYYIIKFLGANPFVIIEFENEKVETQLIGKYNFSNCCAAILMGKYFNVSIEDIKNAIESYRPQNNRSQIIDKKDLRIILDAYNANPSSMKVALENFEIVDAPKKYLFLGDMFELGKDAEKEHQAIVDYIKELGFTDVYLIGENFSKTQTLFKKFNSFEDLKKNINTTSLDRGNVLIKGSRGMALERILEFL; encoded by the coding sequence ATGACATTGGAACAGCTTCATACGCTTTTTTTAAAGCACCCAACCGTTTGCACGGACACCAGAAAAATAACCAAAGGGTGTATTTTTTTCGCATTAAAAGGCCCCAAATTTAATGGAAATACTTTTGCAGATGAAGCCATCAAAAATGGAGCAGAATATGTTGTAATTGATGAAGAAAAATATAAAAAATCCGACAAGCATCTATTGTTCAGTGATGTTTTGGAAACCCTTCAAAAACTTTCCACCTTCCACAGAAACCATAGTTCGGCAAAAGTAATTTCCCTTACTGGCAGCAATGGTAAAACGACCACGAAGGAATTGATCAATGTGGTACTTTCAAAAAAATACAGGACCATCGCTACACAAGGAAACTTAAACAATCACATAGGCGTTCCTCTAACATTATTGTCCATAAAGCCAGATACCGAAATAGCCATAGTCGAGATGGGTGCAAACCATCAAAGAGAAATAGCATTCTTAAGCAGTATAGCGCAACCTGATTTCGGTTACATCACAAACTTTGGAAAAGCACATTTAGAAGGTTTTGGCGGAGTAGAAGGAGTCATTAAAGGCAAAAGCGAGCTTTATGACTATCTAATTTTAAATAATAAATATGTCTTTTTAAATGCTGATGATTCCATTCAAAAACGAAAGTTGGAACTTTACACTAAAAAAATTGGCTTCAGCATAGAGGACCATCAATACTACATTATCAAATTCTTGGGCGCAAATCCATTTGTTATTATCGAATTTGAAAATGAAAAGGTCGAAACCCAACTGATCGGCAAGTATAATTTTTCCAATTGTTGCGCAGCAATTTTAATGGGAAAATATTTTAATGTTTCTATAGAGGATATCAAAAATGCAATTGAGTCTTATCGACCACAAAATAACCGTTCTCAAATTATTGATAAAAAAGACCTTAGGATTATTTTAGATGCATATAATGCCAATCCTTCCAGCATGAAAGTCGCCTTGGAGAATTTTGAAATTGTCGATGCACCCAAGAAATACTTATTTCTTGGTGATATGTTTGAGTTGGGCAAGGACGCGGAAAAAGAACACCAGGCCATCGTGGATTATATAAAAGAACTTGGTTTTACTGATGTCTACCTTATCGGGGAGAATTTTTCAAAAACCCAAACCCTTTTCAAAAAATTTAATTCTTTTGAAGATTTGAAGAAAAACATCAATACAACTTCTCTGGATAGAGGAAATGTTTTGATAAAGGGGTCTCGTGGAATGGCCCTTGAAAGAATTTTGGAGTTCCTATAA
- a CDS encoding 6-carboxytetrahydropterin synthase produces MIATICRKAHFNAAHRLHNPNWSDAKNIEVFGKCNSPNYHGHNFDLEVRIRGEVNPDTGFVMDLAVLGILIKEEVEDRFDHKNLNIDCPEFDEILPTTEYFVKIIYDILRPKLQKEQLLHITLHETQKNSAEYGDW; encoded by the coding sequence ATGATTGCGACGATTTGTAGAAAAGCCCATTTTAATGCAGCACATAGGTTGCATAATCCCAATTGGAGCGATGCAAAAAATATTGAAGTTTTTGGAAAGTGCAATAGCCCTAACTACCATGGGCATAATTTTGATTTAGAGGTAAGGATTAGGGGAGAGGTGAATCCAGATACAGGATTTGTTATGGATTTGGCTGTATTGGGCATACTAATCAAAGAAGAAGTTGAAGATAGGTTCGACCATAAGAACCTAAATATAGATTGTCCTGAATTTGATGAAATTTTACCAACAACAGAGTATTTTGTCAAAATAATTTATGACATTTTGAGACCAAAACTCCAAAAAGAGCAGTTATTGCATATTACGCTTCATGAAACACAAAAGAATTCCGCAGAATATGGAGATTGGTAA